In the Ornithodoros turicata isolate Travis chromosome 5, ASM3712646v1, whole genome shotgun sequence genome, cgtggcgtagccagagggggggggggggggttccacCCCCCGAAATCGTACATATGCAGGTAtagtgcatttggaagagggaaacgatggtgaaatcctcctcccccatgtaaagtcccccgGAACCCATCCCGAAATATTTCCCCAGGACTCACTTGTAAGACGATGCAAATTCTCGCATACAATCAAGCAAAAAGGGATGTCCCTTATTGAAAACCAGCACACTATTTCCCACAGCTGGAAATCTCTCCCTGGACACGCTGTTCCTTAATGCGGCGATATTCTTCAGTACCAGCACGTCCATGTCTACGTAGACACCTCCAAACttccacaacaacaacagcctCAGCGCGTCGCTGAGGTGGTTGGCACGAAACGGGCTTCGACTCCAGCTTCCATTCTGGAACCATTGGTTCAACACAGTGCCGTCGAAGAGGTTCTCGAATGGAACGCACATCAGCTTGAAGTTTGGAAACTTTGAGAGGATCTTGATGTATTCACAGTCCGCAGATATCGAGGATGAAGTGAGAAGAACGATCTTGGCGTTGTACGATCTAAGGGCCGCTGACTCGATAGCACACGACTGGCGAGCGCTGATGCACGGCGGTGATTCTGCTGTCTCCAAGAAGAAAACGCTGCTTCTCGCGATGGCATTCGGTAATCCTTCTAGACTGTTGTTCCTACGAGATGATCCTGCAGTAAAAtggctgatgaaggcccaatattCGGAGCAATGCTACAGTGTCCGGGCTGGCAACTGCACAGATGAcatgctatacagggtgtttcagttaaatccccaggctaaataattcgcgaacgtgtgcaccaatcgaagaactttcttttttacatgtATCTGTCAAATagcacctacaagctgcacgccgtgtgaatgagtgggaggcgctcataaatacaaattcaaatgagtttcgtgaaaaacataaccTCGAAAgtagggcgccgtcggcattaaaatgggtactacccatttcgtgaccttcagtggacactttttagagaaaaatctgccaccgaagccggTCATTTAAAGTTGCAGTAATTTATTGGTTTCGGTTGACATATTTTTgtagcggctggtcgcggtgaagcgcaaaaggacgctcttccactcccttatccaccaatgaattatgtgtTCTTGAACTgaccggggatttaactgaaacaccctgtacaggcACGCCACATATCCTTTACGAAAGGAAAAACTTTCATACTTGCAGTGCTGTACCATTCTGGGGTCTTCACAGGAAGTCCGAACTTGACGACAACAGCAAGAAGAACTGAAACGCCAGAACACGTGGTAGTTCCTCGAGAACTCAGGTCCCAAACTATACTTACGTACGCCGAAGGCTGTTGCCATCAGTAGCATTATTAAGAGCCTTTTGGCTGAGCATAAACCGTGGCGGGAGCTACGCATATCGCTTGGCACTATAATGGCACCCCTTTGCCTGCTGGCATGGGCTGGACAGCGTGGCCAAGCGTAATAAGGCTTTCTGTCTCGCCGTCGGTGGTCGGCTGCTAGCAAATGTATTTCCGTACCACGTTTTGACCACCCGCCTTTGCACTCACCGCCGCCTTTATTCGCTGCCTACTAACGACGGGAAATTTCGCTTCCCGGCCCTATTGTATCTGCAGGAAGCGTGCCATTTAATTGCGTCCCAAGTGAGACAGACCAACGGATTGGTCGTGCAGAAGTGAGACACACCGCAGGACTGGCTCGTTTCATTCCACCATACAGTAATCCGATTTCGTGATCTGTACCAACATTCAAACTTCTAGGCTCGACAAATACCACGTTGACGAAGAAACTTGAGATTGTAAAAAGAAACGCCAAGATGGATTAAAGGGGTCGTGACACTTCGCACAAAGCAATGTGGGATAAATGTAAAATAGTTATAGTATAGTAAGTTAAGTAACAGTTATATGTGTTTCTATGTACAGCAAATGGGATAATACGCGCGTAGAAAATTGTCACCACgataccgaaactcatccgGCTCTGACATGACGGAGGCGATCTCTGCCAATGAGGCGGCTGTAGCACGGGTCACGTGTTGAGGAGGACCAATAGAAATTGTCCTCACTCCTGTCGGGGCTCTACGCCGGCTGGCTCGAATCCCACcatggctgtgctgtctcaagTTCTCCTTGTACTTCCCTTACTTTCCTGCAGGCTGTccggacatatgtcggcacagtcctcCCGAAGTCAGCCTAGGACGCTCACTAACcccctcccactccttcctgctttccTATCTCCAACTGCTCATAGCCAAGGTAACTTCGCACCTCTAAAATGGAatgtaaaaaagaaatattttcagtattttctgtagcattttattttatttatttttttaaaaagaggCTGTTATGTACAGTGCAATAAAGGGCGTCAGCGTCTGTTCACTCCTTTTCCGGAGGCTTTATACGATTCGTAGAACTGTATCGTTTCCTTGGAGATTCGGGGCATGACAACTTTCAGTGCCATTTCGAAGTGAGACTTTCTGATGGCCGTCGCTGTGATATCTTCTTCCAAGGCTTTCATAGCAGCTTCCTGACACACAGCCACCACCTGTAAACAGATCAAAAACAACCTTTGTTCATCTGTCTTGAGCTTGCTTTGCTGTAGAAGGTCTTTTAGAAAGAGGCCTCTTATAGCATTTAATCACTGACGCCACCTCTCTAGAGGACACTAGCTTCGAATAGGCGAGACGGATGCCACGACATAAATTTGTAAGGTTTGGTTTCTGTTTTCATTTGCTGCCGCAGAAAtctgttaaaggagcactgaaatgATGTTTAGGAtcggtcgcatccggaaactcGTCTATGAAACAGATActagtcgagcccgtttattacgatcttcgatataacgataactccgatattACGATCAAACTgctggttcccgtcagctcaCCAATTGAAGTACGTGTAAACAAGACATCGATATAACGATCGCCGCGAAAGCGTTTGCTCACGTATAGCGATCAGAATTCTCCCGGCGGCCGGTAAAACGCGTGAAAATCGAAAAGCAAGATCCCACCTTTTAACTGAAAACAAATTAGAGTGGCATCTTCAAGAGCTTTAGCCTCCGTGAGCATTAAAGTGAGAACGCAGTGCCTTTATCCGCGCATGACTACCGGGGATCAGATGCGCGACTTCGAAGAGGCCCGCGAGAAGTAAGAGGAGGTTCCCTCTCCAAATCGTTCTCTCGCACTAAAGTTTTTCGCTGGTTTACGCGTGATACCATGGCGTCTGCGGTTCCGGAATGCGTTTTTACGAGGAAAGGCACGTgctggacggattttgtactggCGCAAAACGTCGTTGCGAGGTACCATGGCTTCGAAAACGTGGGTTGGCAGACAGTCGCGTGTCGCCACCCAAACACGCGTCCACGAATTACCCGTGCGCGTTCTGATATGGACAATACAGTTTCGATAGTGAGAACGATGATGACTACGGCACTGGATGACGTCGATCTCAAAAGGTGCGTAGTATCGGCGGGTCTGTTGTTCTTGGAAGAGCTTTTGACACAAAGCTGTGTCAATTTAGAGCTAGATAAAACGCTTTTGCGCTCGCAACAAACGTGCGCACGTTCAACGGCGTTCTACTTGTGCCGTCGTACTTCGTTGATGTGATCCCGACCGGCGATTTTGCGAAAGCTCGTTTTTAACGATAACTCTGATATAGCGATCGGATTTCGCGTTCTCGTTcatatcgttataaacgggctcgatTATGTCCGGCATCGGCTGACAATCTACTTGGCCAATTTTTTTGTTCGAAAAGTGCTTGGGTATTAAGTCAACGAATTTTAATGATCAGCGCTGCGTCCGCGGCTGCAGAGGCTGTGGCGGCAACGATATCAGAGTGaagtcactccctaataggAGAAGTGAGAGGACGACGCTCAGAGGTGAAAGGCACTGTCCAGACGCCCGCACCGCTGCGGCATCCCTTTTCTTGAAgccgtgctctgattggtggtgtagggaatgacgttttcgcCTTTTCCCAGAAAGGAAATTCTGGTATACTTTCaacatctggcgtctgctcttctcatgtattccgtcgaataacagccAAACTACACCACAgcttcgcgtgggattttcgttGCCGTTTTAGTGGTCCATGAGGAATAAAATTACACCATATAGTTTTGAAATCGACTGGAAAGGATGCTTTAAATAATGAAGCAGTCCATCGGGATCTTATCACTGCGCAATTCACTCTACAATCGCGCCAGGAAAAATTTGCCTTGTGCAGAGCGATGTAACTTTGGAAGAATGCTTACTAGCTAGCCTGGTGCCTTGTAAAGTTTTGCTGCCTAGCAAGGCATTTCCCATAATGCAGCATCTATCCTACCTTGCATTATAGAATCTTCTATGGTGCAGCATATTCATGGCTGTAGCACACAGAGTTTATTCAGATGACATCATCCGCAGGAGAGCACCACTGTCGTTAGCAGATTTGCCACCATAATGTAGGTCCTCAAGTTTTGACTGTCCAGGACTTCATCGCATTCACCGTACATTTGGTGCTTTAAATTTACTGTACTGTGTGAATACTATTTGTATcatatccaagtaatttccatATTTTCAAAGTTAATAGTCGTTTAAATAGCATATCACAGTGAACGAAAACCGGAGccaaacttcgagggacctacattATGGCGGAGATTTCGTCTTTTCGAAGCTGGCGCCCTCTGGaggggtgacgtcagtgaataaactctatATGGTGGACCTATGTCAGCAAGGTCTCCTGGACCGACCAATAAGTGTCACTTTTATGAGAGTATCTGATTGTACCTCAGCACCCGAATAGCCCTCTGTTCTCTGCGCGAGCTCATCAAGATCGACATCTTGATCCACAGGGCGCTTGTTGAGG is a window encoding:
- the LOC135395962 gene encoding lactosylceramide 4-alpha-galactosyltransferase-like; protein product: MLLMATAFGVLLLAVVVKFGLPVKTPEWYSTARSSRRNNSLEGLPNAIARSSVFFLETAESPPCISARQSCAIESAALRSYNAKIVLLTSSSISADCEYIKILSKFPNFKLMCVPFENLFDGTVLNQWFQNGSWSRSPFRANHLSDALRLLLLWKFGGVYVDMDVLVLKNIAALRNSVSRERFPAVGNSVLVFNKGHPFLLDCMREFASSYKSRLWAHNGPRLLERVLLKYCPPELLRNQPHLKCSGDVTVLSAEAFYPIPLAEWKTLFQPESTFKVLKATEDSYTVHLWNSYSKKKRLSIGDASAYDVMARFVCPLSYQVAKTQGFL